The genomic window CGGCTCGTATCCGGAATGGACCATGCAATCGGCACAGCGAGGATTCCCGCTGCGCCAGCCATAGTCTTCCCAGCGGGTCGTCTGCATGAGCTCCTGGAAGCTCCTTGCGTATCCCTCCTGGAGAAGATAGCAAGGGCGCTGCCAGCCGAAGATGTTGTAGGTCGGGTTGCCCCAGGGAGTGCAATCGTACTCGATCTTTCCTTGAAGGAACTCGAGGAAGAGCGGGGAGAGATTGAACTTCCAGCTTTTCTTTCGCTCTCGGAAGACCTCGCGGAAAAGCACCCGCGTCTTCTCCCTCTTCAGGAAGTGCGCTTGGTCGGGAGCCTTCTCGTAGCTGTACCCCGGGGAGAACATGATCCCCTCGATCCCCAGCTTCATCGCTTCGTCGAAGAACTTGCGAATCCTCTCGGGGTCCGCCCCGTCGAAAAACGTCGAGTTAACGGTTACGCGAAAGCCGCGACGAACCGCTTCCTGAATCCCCGCGACCGCGGTCTTGTAGACGCCGTCCCGACAAACTGACTCATCATGATCTTCTTCGAGGCCGTCAAG from Methylacidimicrobium sp. B4 includes these protein-coding regions:
- the hpnH gene encoding adenosyl-hopene transferase HpnH, with protein sequence MVPLSQIWTVSSYILKQRFTGRKRYPLVLMLEPLFRCNLACAGCGKVQYPDHILNRRLTPEQCWAAVEECGAPIVSIPGGEPLIHPEIDRIVEGLIARKKYIYLCTNALLLKKKIDLFRPSQYLTFSVHLDGLEEDHDESVCRDGVYKTAVAGIQEAVRRGFRVTVNSTFFDGADPERIRKFFDEAMKLGIEGIMFSPGYSYEKAPDQAHFLKREKTRVLFREVFRERKKSWKFNLSPLFLEFLQGKIEYDCTPWGNPTYNIFGWQRPCYLLQEGYARSFQELMQTTRWEDYGWRSGNPRCADCMVHSGYEPSAVNDTFGSFAGLLRTIRASLGDGASPPSSGIDQTPPRHPGKRQETVAV